Proteins encoded within one genomic window of Verrucomicrobiia bacterium:
- the rplL gene encoding 50S ribosomal protein L7/L12, which yields MATDLKNIVEQLSSLTVMEAADLVKQLEETWGVSAAAPVAAVAAAPAGGGAAPAAEEKTSFNVILTDGGANKIAVIKEVRSVVPGLGLADAKALVESAPKTVKEGATKEEADEIKKKLEAAGAKVEVK from the coding sequence ATGGCAACTGATTTAAAAAATATAGTCGAGCAACTCAGCTCGCTCACTGTTATGGAAGCGGCTGATTTAGTTAAACAATTAGAAGAAACTTGGGGCGTGAGCGCTGCTGCGCCTGTTGCAGCTGTCGCTGCGGCACCAGCTGGAGGAGGAGCGGCTCCTGCGGCGGAAGAAAAAACTTCGTTTAATGTGATATTAACCGATGGTGGCGCAAATAAAATCGCTGTGATTAAAGAAGTTCGCAGCGTTGTTCCAGGTTTAGGATTGGCCGACGCCAAAGCTTTAGTGGAAAGCGCGCCTAAAACCGTGAAGGAAGGTGCAACCAAAGAAGAAGCTGATGAAATTAAGAAAAAATTAGAAGCAGCTGGCGCTAAAGTCGAAGTGAAATAA
- the rplJ gene encoding 50S ribosomal protein L10, with the protein MRVEKANLVEEIKAKINGFPYVIVTDYRQMNVPQFSELRKRLRQTGARYTVVKNTALRLVMKELDLPEIKDLLEGQTAIVSGSQDVCSAAKVLKNFAAEFAKPQIRGGVLEGAILEAKQIITLADLPPRETLLAQILSLINTPATTLARLIHTPASQLARVIKAKSEKTT; encoded by the coding sequence ATGAGAGTAGAAAAAGCAAATTTAGTGGAAGAAATTAAAGCCAAAATCAATGGCTTTCCTTATGTCATTGTGACCGATTATCGTCAGATGAACGTGCCACAATTTTCCGAGCTTAGAAAACGTCTGCGTCAAACCGGAGCGCGCTACACCGTGGTGAAAAATACAGCGTTGCGCTTGGTCATGAAGGAATTGGATTTGCCAGAAATCAAAGATTTACTCGAAGGCCAAACCGCTATTGTTTCCGGCTCTCAAGATGTTTGTTCAGCGGCTAAAGTTTTAAAAAATTTTGCCGCAGAATTTGCCAAGCCCCAAATTCGTGGTGGCGTTTTAGAAGGTGCAATCCTTGAAGCCAAACAAATCATAACGTTGGCCGATTTACCTCCTCGAGAAACGCTTTTGGCACAGATTTTAAGTTTGATCAATACGCCAGCGACTACTTTGGCGCGATTGATTCACACACCGGCTTCGCAACTGGCACGTGTGATCAAAGCAAAATCGGAGAAAACAACATAA
- the rpoC gene encoding DNA-directed RNA polymerase subunit beta' gives MSRETLRETLGLERAVDFDTVGIAIAAPTTIRAWSRGEVKNPETINYRTFKPEKGGLFCERIFGPTKDWECACGKYKRIKYKGIVCDRCGVEVTLSRVRRERMGHIELAVPVSHIWFFKCMPSRLGLMMDMTARELERVIYYEDYIVIDPGKTPLEFKQLLSETEYREAQDQYGDDFIAKMGAEGIREILKRVDLEKMQRELQEALGNTRSKQTRKKIAKRLKLVQGFISAEQRPEWMILEVLPVIPPDLRPLVPLEGGRFATSDLNDLYRRVINRNNRLKNLLQLKTPEVIIRNEKRMLQESVDALIDNGRHGRPVLGAGNRPFKSLSDMLKGKTGRFRMNLLGKRVDYSGRSVIVIGPELKLNQCGLPKKMALVLFEPFIIRRLKELGHVHTVRSAKKIIERQETIVWDILEEVTKGHPVLLNRAPTLHRLSIQAFEPVLIEGEAIRIHPLVCTAYNADFDGDQMAVHVPLSIESQLEARLLMLAPNNIFSPSSGKAITTPSQDIPLGCYYLTQPSRGEKAKEQRLPIFSNQEEVFFAHSEGSISTHSRIILKNPNLGVKTVFGDMAKKFIETTAGRVIFNEIWPKEIGFVNKTVNKKLLGEIILTCYRVSGHPATVDCLDKMKQMGFEEATRAGISIGIADMIIPSEKATEIKKAMDLIRVVEKQYQAGIITDGERYNKIVDIWTHAGEEIANVMFRTLEHNLAREELNPVYLMVDSGARGNRQQVKQLAGMRGLMAKPSGEIIERPILSNFREGLTVLEYFISTHGARKGLADTALKTADSGYMTRKLCDVAMDVIISEEDCGTPNGIWVQPIYEGEDEIVKLTDRIYGRTSCDDIVDPVSHEKIVKANELITEEKAKAIDKLGVEKVRIRSVLTCETKNSVCAKCYGLNLATSHQGKLGETVGIIAAQSIGEPGTQLTMRTFHIGGTASQVFKQPQIKAKNDGRVQYNELRTVESIDGKHIALNKNGSISIHAEDGRELERYVIVIGSSISVGEGGMVKKGAVFVEWDPYNVPILTEKSGKVEFADIIEGVTTKRETNESSGQVELVVIEHKEDLHPQIVVKDDKGEVLASYSIPAGAHIEVKPNAKVRAGDRLAKTPRKVVKTKDITGGLPRVAELFEARRPKDAAEIAKIDGVVEFAGTTRGKRRLVLRDAQTNAEEEHLIPMNKHIIVYKGDHVKKGQQLTEGPVVPHEVLDICGPQALQEYLLNEVQEVYRLQGVEINDKHIEIIVRQMLRKVKIVDPGDTSFLWDEQVDRLSFEEENRRIVAAGGKPAEAKPVLLGITKASLETESFISAASFQDTTRVLTDAATLGKVDRLRGFKENVIMGHLIPAGTGYTGYNRVRLVELSEPVGEPLVSLEKEGEEKPKIPLEISASLGE, from the coding sequence ATGAGCCGAGAGACATTACGAGAAACCTTAGGATTGGAACGAGCTGTTGATTTTGACACAGTAGGCATTGCCATTGCTGCACCTACTACCATTCGCGCTTGGAGTCGAGGCGAGGTTAAAAATCCAGAGACGATCAACTATCGCACGTTCAAACCGGAAAAAGGCGGTCTTTTTTGTGAACGAATTTTTGGTCCTACCAAAGATTGGGAGTGTGCCTGTGGTAAATATAAGCGCATTAAATATAAAGGCATCGTGTGTGATCGATGTGGAGTAGAAGTTACTTTATCTCGCGTGCGTCGCGAGCGTATGGGGCATATTGAATTAGCTGTCCCCGTTTCGCATATTTGGTTTTTTAAATGTATGCCCAGCCGTTTGGGTCTCATGATGGATATGACCGCGCGCGAGTTAGAGCGGGTAATTTATTACGAGGATTATATCGTAATTGATCCAGGTAAAACTCCATTAGAATTTAAACAGCTGCTTAGTGAAACCGAATATCGCGAAGCCCAAGATCAATATGGCGATGATTTTATAGCGAAAATGGGTGCTGAAGGAATTCGCGAAATTCTTAAGAGAGTTGATCTCGAAAAAATGCAACGAGAATTGCAAGAAGCTTTAGGTAACACCCGTAGCAAACAGACTCGCAAAAAAATCGCGAAACGTTTGAAATTGGTGCAAGGCTTTATTTCAGCAGAGCAAAGACCGGAATGGATGATTTTGGAAGTTTTACCAGTCATTCCACCAGACTTACGACCCTTAGTGCCTTTGGAAGGGGGACGCTTTGCTACCTCCGATTTGAATGATTTGTATCGTCGGGTGATTAACAGAAATAATCGTCTAAAAAATTTGTTACAATTGAAGACTCCAGAAGTCATCATTCGCAACGAAAAACGCATGTTACAAGAATCGGTAGATGCATTGATTGATAATGGTCGCCATGGCCGACCCGTGTTAGGAGCGGGGAATCGTCCATTCAAATCTTTGTCGGACATGTTAAAAGGCAAAACAGGCCGCTTTCGAATGAACCTTTTAGGGAAGCGCGTAGATTACTCAGGTCGTTCCGTTATTGTGATTGGGCCTGAATTGAAATTGAACCAGTGCGGTTTGCCTAAAAAAATGGCATTGGTTTTGTTCGAGCCTTTCATCATTCGACGTTTGAAAGAGTTAGGCCATGTTCATACTGTCCGCAGCGCAAAGAAAATTATCGAGCGTCAGGAAACCATTGTTTGGGATATTTTAGAAGAGGTAACCAAAGGTCATCCCGTTTTATTAAATCGTGCGCCAACTTTGCATCGTCTTTCGATTCAGGCCTTTGAACCGGTTTTGATCGAAGGAGAGGCGATTCGTATTCATCCTTTGGTTTGTACAGCTTATAACGCTGACTTCGATGGTGACCAAATGGCTGTTCACGTGCCGCTTTCTATCGAGTCACAGTTGGAAGCGCGACTTTTGATGTTAGCCCCTAACAATATTTTTTCGCCTTCAAGCGGAAAAGCCATTACCACGCCTTCTCAAGATATTCCTTTAGGATGTTATTATTTGACACAACCTTCGCGAGGCGAAAAGGCTAAGGAGCAACGACTGCCCATTTTTTCTAATCAGGAAGAAGTGTTTTTTGCGCATAGTGAAGGAAGCATTAGCACACACAGTCGCATTATTTTAAAGAATCCCAATTTGGGTGTTAAAACTGTGTTTGGCGATATGGCTAAAAAATTTATCGAAACCACAGCAGGTCGAGTGATTTTTAATGAAATTTGGCCTAAAGAAATTGGTTTCGTCAATAAAACGGTCAATAAAAAGTTGTTAGGTGAAATTATTTTAACGTGTTACCGAGTTTCCGGACATCCTGCGACGGTTGATTGTTTGGATAAAATGAAACAAATGGGTTTTGAAGAAGCCACACGCGCCGGTATTAGTATCGGTATTGCTGACATGATTATTCCTAGCGAAAAAGCTACCGAGATTAAAAAGGCAATGGATTTGATTCGTGTAGTAGAGAAACAGTATCAAGCAGGAATTATCACTGATGGTGAGCGTTATAATAAGATTGTGGATATTTGGACCCACGCGGGTGAGGAAATCGCTAATGTGATGTTCCGCACGTTGGAACATAATCTGGCGCGTGAAGAGTTAAATCCCGTTTATTTAATGGTGGACTCAGGAGCGCGAGGCAATCGTCAACAAGTCAAACAGTTGGCGGGTATGCGCGGTCTGATGGCAAAACCTTCTGGTGAAATTATTGAACGTCCGATTCTTTCGAATTTCCGTGAGGGATTAACGGTGTTGGAATATTTTATTTCAACTCACGGTGCGCGTAAAGGTTTAGCTGATACGGCATTAAAGACAGCGGATTCGGGTTATATGACGCGTAAATTGTGCGACGTTGCAATGGATGTGATCATTAGCGAAGAAGATTGTGGCACGCCGAACGGTATTTGGGTGCAACCGATTTATGAAGGGGAAGACGAAATCGTAAAGTTGACGGATCGCATTTACGGTCGCACTTCTTGCGATGACATTGTAGACCCTGTCAGTCACGAAAAAATTGTCAAAGCCAATGAATTGATTACAGAAGAAAAAGCCAAAGCCATTGATAAGCTTGGTGTTGAAAAAGTTCGTATTCGTTCCGTGCTCACTTGTGAAACAAAAAACAGCGTTTGCGCAAAATGTTACGGGCTAAATCTTGCTACCTCTCATCAAGGTAAATTGGGTGAAACGGTAGGCATTATTGCGGCTCAATCCATTGGTGAGCCCGGAACTCAATTGACCATGCGCACATTTCACATTGGTGGAACTGCTTCGCAGGTTTTCAAACAACCCCAAATTAAAGCTAAAAATGATGGACGAGTTCAGTATAATGAGTTGCGCACAGTAGAATCGATTGATGGTAAACATATCGCACTTAATAAGAACGGCTCGATTAGCATTCATGCTGAGGACGGTCGCGAATTAGAACGCTATGTGATTGTGATTGGATCTTCTATTTCAGTAGGCGAGGGTGGAATGGTGAAAAAAGGCGCCGTTTTTGTAGAATGGGATCCTTATAATGTTCCTATTCTTACTGAAAAAAGTGGTAAAGTAGAATTTGCTGATATTATTGAAGGAGTAACAACTAAGCGAGAAACTAACGAATCTAGCGGACAAGTCGAGTTAGTGGTCATCGAACATAAAGAGGATTTGCACCCTCAAATTGTGGTAAAGGATGATAAAGGTGAAGTGCTCGCAAGTTATTCCATTCCAGCTGGCGCGCACATTGAGGTAAAGCCAAATGCTAAAGTTCGGGCAGGCGATCGTTTGGCAAAAACGCCGCGAAAAGTAGTGAAGACCAAAGATATTACTGGTGGTTTGCCTCGAGTGGCAGAACTTTTCGAAGCGCGTCGACCTAAAGACGCGGCAGAAATTGCTAAGATTGATGGAGTAGTTGAATTTGCTGGAACTACGCGCGGGAAACGAAGATTGGTCTTGCGTGATGCTCAAACTAATGCTGAAGAAGAGCATCTGATTCCAATGAATAAACATATTATTGTTTATAAAGGGGATCATGTGAAGAAAGGTCAACAGTTGACGGAAGGTCCAGTTGTTCCGCATGAAGTGCTAGATATTTGCGGCCCCCAGGCTTTGCAAGAATATCTCTTAAACGAAGTTCAAGAAGTGTATCGTTTGCAAGGCGTAGAAATTAACGATAAACATATTGAAATTATCGTTCGCCAGATGTTGCGCAAAGTGAAGATTGTGGATCCTGGTGATACCAGTTTCTTATGGGATGAGCAAGTAGACCGATTATCGTTTGAAGAAGAGAATCGACGCATTGTTGCGGCGGGTGGCAAGCCTGCTGAAGCTAAACCGGTGTTGTTAGGAATCACAAAGGCTTCGTTGGAAACAGAAAGTTTCATATCGGCAGCCTCTTTCCAAGACACCACACGCGTTTTAACGGATGCGGCCACTTTAGGTAAAGTGGATCGATTGCGCGGTTTTAAAGAGAATGTGATCATGGGTCATTTGATTCCCGCTGGAACCGGTTATACAGGCTATAATCGAGTCCGTCTGGTGGAATTAAGCGAGCCTGTCGGCGAACCCTTAGTTTCTTTGGAAAAAGAAGGTGAAGAAAAACCTAAAATTCCTTTGGAAATTTCTGCTTCTTTAGGAGAATAA
- the rplK gene encoding 50S ribosomal protein L11 — protein MAKEVVATIKLQIPAGQANPAPPVGPALGQQGVNIMAFCKEFNAATQKQGGDILPVIITVYKDKSFSFITKSPPAAVLLKKAAKIASGSKEPNKNKVAKLSKAQVMEIVKLKIKDLNTHDEEAAFRILAGTARQAGIEIV, from the coding sequence ATGGCAAAAGAAGTTGTTGCAACGATTAAATTACAAATCCCAGCGGGTCAGGCCAATCCAGCCCCTCCCGTAGGACCAGCTTTGGGTCAACAAGGCGTTAACATTATGGCTTTTTGCAAGGAATTTAATGCCGCTACGCAAAAGCAAGGTGGAGACATTTTGCCGGTCATAATTACCGTTTATAAAGATAAAAGTTTTAGTTTCATTACCAAATCGCCACCTGCTGCGGTGCTTCTTAAAAAAGCGGCTAAAATTGCGAGTGGCTCGAAAGAACCCAACAAAAACAAGGTGGCTAAACTTTCCAAAGCCCAAGTGATGGAAATTGTGAAGCTAAAAATAAAAGATTTGAATACGCACGATGAAGAAGCTGCTTTCCGGATTTTAGCCGGAACAGCGCGTCAAGCGGGGATTGAAATTGTCTAG
- the rplA gene encoding 50S ribosomal protein L1, translated as MQNKRSKRYQQAAKLVEEKKLYPLEEAIKILKTFPAAKFDESVTLAFKLTVDPKQSDQMVRGTVALPHGSGKNVKILVFAKGKAADAARAAGAEHVGFEDMIKKCQEGFQDFDVAVATPEAMQEVRKLGKVLGPRGLMPNPKTGTVTDDTAKAVKECKAGRVEFKIDKAANLHVLLGKRSFSDAQLIENSRAVIDSVVKARPSSAKGHYIDRAVLSSTQSPGLTLDMSEFKN; from the coding sequence ATGCAAAATAAACGAAGTAAGCGATATCAACAAGCGGCCAAATTAGTGGAAGAGAAAAAGCTCTATCCTTTAGAAGAAGCCATTAAAATATTAAAAACTTTTCCTGCCGCAAAATTTGATGAGTCAGTCACATTGGCTTTCAAATTAACAGTGGATCCAAAACAGAGCGATCAAATGGTGCGTGGCACGGTTGCACTGCCTCATGGCAGCGGGAAAAACGTAAAGATTTTAGTTTTTGCTAAAGGTAAAGCGGCCGATGCTGCTCGTGCTGCCGGAGCAGAGCATGTGGGATTTGAAGACATGATCAAAAAATGTCAGGAAGGTTTTCAAGATTTTGATGTTGCTGTTGCCACACCTGAAGCCATGCAAGAGGTCAGAAAATTAGGAAAAGTTTTAGGTCCTCGCGGACTTATGCCCAACCCTAAAACAGGCACAGTAACCGACGATACCGCCAAAGCTGTTAAAGAATGCAAAGCGGGTCGCGTAGAATTTAAAATCGATAAAGCGGCAAATCTTCATGTTTTATTAGGCAAACGTTCGTTTAGCGATGCTCAGTTAATTGAAAATAGCCGCGCTGTCATTGATTCCGTAGTGAAAGCGCGTCCTTCTTCAGCAAAAGGTCATTACATCGATCGAGCAGTATTAAGCTCAACCCAATCACCCGGTTTAACTTTAGATATGAGTGAATTTAAAAATTAA
- the nusG gene encoding transcription termination/antitermination protein NusG, whose protein sequence is MDSFSSQTSTDQSENTPAPNLGAAEEPNPTQSTAQETSQNATQEIEHQEAQEISEQKEEKVVSSILQPLDKRHPNYDKAQWFALHVLSGQESKVRDALLKRLKANEMVDSLHEVIVPTERVSEIRRNKKIETERKLYPGYVFILANLLDDNKKIIEKTWYYLRETQGVLGFADGQKPIPMRNSEVEAMLAQIKASEEHVIPKTAFSVGDKVKVGDGPFQNQDGLVEEVYPEKGRLLVSVSIFGRSTPVELEYWQVEKT, encoded by the coding sequence ATGGACTCTTTTTCTTCTCAAACCTCAACAGATCAAAGCGAAAATACGCCTGCACCCAATTTGGGAGCAGCTGAAGAGCCGAATCCTACTCAGTCAACAGCACAGGAAACATCACAAAACGCAACGCAAGAAATAGAACACCAAGAAGCTCAAGAAATTTCAGAGCAGAAAGAGGAAAAGGTGGTGAGCTCCATCTTACAACCTTTGGACAAGCGTCATCCAAACTATGATAAAGCACAATGGTTTGCCCTTCATGTGCTCAGCGGTCAAGAAAGTAAAGTGCGCGATGCATTGCTCAAGCGACTCAAAGCCAATGAAATGGTCGACAGTTTGCACGAAGTCATTGTTCCTACAGAAAGGGTTTCGGAAATTCGACGCAATAAAAAAATTGAAACTGAGCGTAAACTTTATCCTGGCTACGTTTTTATTTTAGCCAATCTTTTGGATGATAATAAAAAAATCATCGAAAAAACTTGGTATTATTTACGAGAAACTCAGGGAGTTTTAGGTTTTGCAGATGGGCAAAAACCTATCCCCATGCGAAACAGTGAAGTGGAGGCCATGTTAGCGCAAATCAAAGCCAGTGAAGAACATGTGATTCCCAAAACAGCATTTTCTGTGGGCGATAAGGTCAAAGTCGGTGATGGCCCATTCCAGAATCAGGACGGACTTGTGGAAGAGGTTTATCCCGAAAAAGGTCGCCTTTTGGTTTCGGTAAGCATTTTTGGACGAAGCACTCCAGTTGAATTAGAGTATTGGCAAGTTGAAAAAACGTGA
- the rpoB gene encoding DNA-directed RNA polymerase subunit beta, with translation MSDNTKTAERINFGKIVEALEPPNLIEIQLTSYKEFLQTDVSPKRRKAEGLQAVFGEVFPIESYDGKIKLEFDNYEIGEPKVGALECQREGQTFSAPLYVTFRLRDETGVKEERVYMGEMPLMTNAGTFVINGAERVVVSQLHRSPGICFESSVHANGKILYSYRIIPDRGNWMEIMFDTNDLLYVFLDRRKRRRKFLVTTFLRALGFSSDREILSLFYPIEKLKLSQKIDDEAIATKVLVEDVREKDNPEVIVARAFEPMSKTVIRHLADLDIKEVEVVDTKDDDAIIKSLKKDPTKDTDEALKDIYRKLRPGDPPTVQNAKALLKRLFFDIKRYDISRVGRYKINQKLGLSVDLDIRTLTNDDIVGATRYLLNLRRGEGAVDDIDHLGSRRVRTVGELLANQCRTGLARTERLVKERMTLFDVNLEGMTPQKLINPKALSAAIRDFFGRSQLSQFMDQINPLSEMTHKRRLSALGPGGLSRERAGFEVRDVHASHYGRICPIETPEGPNIGLISSLSSFARINEFGFIETPYRKIENGRVTGDIDYLTADQEENYIVAQANAVLDGKGRLVDEKVSVRYRGDFLEVEPTRVHYMDVSPKQLVSVAASLIPFLEHDDANRALMGSNMQRQGVPLIRTESPLVGTGMEGKVARDSCSVIIAEHGGKVASVTATQIVITSDGEMPEGKKTLKTDPDKGLYVYELRKFMRSNAGTCINQKPLVSQGQRISKGQVIADGPCTEQGELALGRNVLVAFMPWNGYNFEDAILISEKIVKEDIYTSIHIEEFEISARDTKLGPEEITRDIPNVGEEALKNLSHDGVIRIGAEVKPNDILVGKITPKSETELAPEERLLRAIFGEKAADVKDSSLRVPSGVYGIVMDVKVSSNLKKVDRVKMNSSEMKRHLKTTEEDFNRKNNELKEKLTEALSNILLGEKIPLDVMNGETGEIIIPANRKITKTLLRKLADVYNHIDIDPSPIRIKIREIIMQFEPKFEQIESERMMQMDRLESGDEVDPGIIKQVKVYVASKRKLGVGDKMAGRHGNKGVVAKIVPEEDMPFLPDGTPVEIILNPLGVPSRMNVGQVLETHLGIAAKYLGFKVATPVFDGIRESQIHDFLKQVKNKNDEFSIDVDGKTFLHDGRTGDRFDQRVVVGYIYMLKLNHLVADKIHARAVGPYSLVTQQPLGGKAQYGGQRFGEMEVWALEAYGAAYTLQELLTVKSDDVSGRTRIYESIVKGDNSLQAGTPESFNVLIKEMQSLCLDVKVGDRSRGEDIGGIPSSAEAAAREAAEKPEEILGA, from the coding sequence ATGTCAGATAACACAAAAACGGCAGAGAGAATCAACTTCGGTAAAATTGTTGAAGCATTGGAACCCCCGAATTTGATTGAAATCCAACTCACTTCTTACAAAGAATTTCTTCAAACGGACGTTTCTCCGAAAAGGCGAAAGGCGGAAGGTTTGCAAGCTGTGTTTGGAGAAGTTTTTCCTATCGAAAGTTACGATGGAAAAATTAAGTTGGAATTTGATAACTATGAAATTGGCGAACCTAAAGTGGGAGCTTTGGAATGCCAACGCGAAGGTCAAACTTTTTCCGCGCCGTTGTATGTCACTTTTCGTTTGCGCGATGAAACCGGAGTAAAAGAAGAGCGCGTTTATATGGGGGAAATGCCGCTCATGACCAATGCCGGCACGTTTGTTATTAACGGCGCCGAACGCGTAGTGGTTAGCCAATTGCACCGAAGCCCTGGCATCTGTTTTGAAAGCAGCGTTCATGCCAATGGTAAAATTCTTTATTCCTATCGCATCATTCCAGATCGTGGAAATTGGATGGAAATCATGTTTGACACTAACGATTTGTTATATGTTTTTCTCGATCGTCGCAAACGTCGCCGAAAATTTTTAGTGACAACATTTTTGCGAGCCCTGGGATTCAGTTCTGATCGAGAAATTCTTTCGTTATTTTATCCTATTGAAAAATTGAAGTTGAGCCAAAAAATTGATGATGAAGCAATCGCAACTAAAGTTTTAGTCGAAGACGTTCGCGAAAAAGATAATCCTGAAGTGATCGTAGCTCGCGCTTTTGAACCGATGTCAAAAACTGTTATTCGACATCTCGCCGATCTCGATATTAAAGAAGTGGAAGTGGTCGATACTAAAGATGATGATGCCATCATCAAATCATTGAAAAAAGATCCGACGAAAGACACGGATGAAGCGTTGAAAGACATTTATCGTAAACTTCGTCCAGGCGATCCTCCCACCGTGCAAAATGCCAAAGCTTTATTAAAACGCCTCTTTTTTGATATCAAACGTTACGACATCAGTCGCGTAGGACGTTACAAAATTAATCAAAAATTAGGACTTTCGGTAGATTTAGATATCAGAACATTAACCAATGACGACATCGTTGGCGCAACCCGTTATCTTTTAAACTTACGACGAGGTGAGGGTGCCGTAGATGACATCGATCATTTGGGAAGTCGTCGCGTGCGCACAGTGGGTGAATTACTGGCTAACCAATGTCGAACCGGTTTAGCTCGCACAGAACGTTTGGTGAAAGAACGCATGACTTTGTTTGATGTCAACTTGGAAGGTATGACGCCTCAAAAATTGATCAATCCTAAGGCATTATCTGCAGCCATTCGCGACTTTTTTGGTCGTAGCCAACTTTCTCAATTCATGGATCAGATTAATCCTCTTTCCGAAATGACTCATAAACGTCGTTTATCGGCGTTGGGACCTGGGGGGTTATCGCGAGAACGCGCAGGCTTCGAAGTGCGCGACGTGCATGCTTCGCATTATGGCCGCATTTGTCCCATTGAGACGCCAGAAGGACCTAATATCGGTCTGATTTCTTCACTAAGTTCATTTGCCCGCATTAATGAATTTGGTTTCATTGAAACACCTTATCGCAAGATCGAAAATGGTCGTGTAACGGGCGATATTGACTATTTAACAGCCGATCAAGAAGAAAATTATATCGTGGCTCAGGCTAATGCTGTATTGGATGGAAAAGGTCGTCTAGTAGACGAAAAAGTCAGTGTTCGTTATCGTGGCGATTTCTTGGAAGTGGAACCCACTCGCGTTCACTACATGGATGTGTCACCCAAACAACTCGTTTCCGTGGCAGCCAGCTTAATTCCTTTCCTCGAACATGACGATGCCAACCGCGCGCTCATGGGTTCTAACATGCAACGACAAGGCGTGCCTCTCATTCGCACGGAATCTCCTTTAGTAGGAACAGGAATGGAAGGAAAAGTAGCGCGTGACTCATGCTCAGTGATTATTGCCGAGCACGGCGGTAAAGTGGCTTCGGTAACAGCAACTCAAATCGTAATTACTTCCGATGGTGAAATGCCCGAAGGCAAAAAAACTTTAAAAACCGATCCTGATAAGGGCTTGTATGTTTATGAATTACGCAAATTCATGAGAAGTAATGCAGGCACTTGCATTAACCAAAAACCTTTGGTGAGCCAAGGCCAACGTATCAGTAAAGGGCAAGTGATTGCTGATGGACCTTGCACCGAGCAGGGTGAGTTAGCCTTAGGTCGCAACGTGCTCGTGGCTTTCATGCCGTGGAATGGTTACAATTTTGAAGATGCGATTCTCATTAGTGAAAAAATTGTTAAAGAAGATATTTACACTTCGATTCACATTGAAGAATTTGAAATTAGTGCTCGTGACACCAAACTCGGTCCAGAAGAAATCACTCGCGATATTCCCAATGTTGGCGAAGAAGCATTGAAAAATCTTTCTCATGATGGCGTAATTCGTATCGGCGCAGAAGTCAAACCCAACGATATTTTAGTTGGAAAAATCACACCTAAATCCGAAACAGAATTAGCTCCTGAAGAGCGTTTATTACGCGCTATTTTCGGTGAAAAAGCCGCAGACGTGAAAGATTCTTCATTGCGTGTGCCATCGGGAGTTTATGGAATCGTGATGGATGTAAAAGTTTCTTCCAACTTGAAAAAAGTGGATCGTGTTAAGATGAATTCCAGCGAAATGAAACGCCATTTGAAAACGACTGAAGAAGATTTCAATCGCAAAAATAATGAGCTAAAAGAAAAATTAACTGAAGCGCTCTCCAATATCTTATTGGGCGAAAAAATTCCGTTGGACGTCATGAACGGAGAAACAGGGGAAATCATTATTCCCGCTAATCGTAAGATCACTAAAACTTTGCTTCGAAAATTGGCAGATGTTTATAACCATATCGATATCGATCCGAGCCCTATTCGCATTAAAATTCGTGAAATAATCATGCAGTTTGAACCCAAGTTCGAACAAATCGAAAGTGAGCGCATGATGCAGATGGACCGCTTGGAAAGTGGTGATGAAGTGGATCCTGGCATTATTAAACAGGTAAAAGTTTATGTCGCAAGCAAACGCAAATTAGGCGTTGGCGATAAAATGGCAGGGCGTCATGGTAATAAAGGTGTAGTCGCAAAAATTGTGCCGGAAGAAGATATGCCCTTTTTACCGGATGGAACACCAGTGGAAATTATTTTAAATCCATTGGGTGTGCCTTCACGAATGAATGTAGGGCAAGTTTTAGAAACTCATTTGGGTATTGCGGCGAAATATTTAGGATTCAAAGTTGCCACACCTGTGTTCGATGGAATTCGTGAGAGTCAGATTCACGATTTTCTAAAACAAGTAAAAAATAAGAATGATGAGTTTTCGATTGATGTTGATGGAAAAACTTTTCTTCATGACGGCCGCACAGGGGACCGTTTTGATCAACGCGTAGTGGTTGGTTATATTTACATGTTAAAACTCAATCACTTGGTTGCAGATAAAATCCATGCTCGCGCTGTAGGACCTTATTCCTTGGTCACGCAACAACCTTTAGGTGGTAAAGCGCAATATGGAGGTCAACGCTTTGGTGAAATGGAAGTGTGGGCTTTGGAAGCGTATGGCGCGGCTTATACTTTGCAGGAATTATTAACTGTAAAATCGGACGATGTCAGTGGCCGCACACGCATTTACGAGAGCATTGTAAAGGGTGATAATTCTTTACAGGCCGGCACACCAGAATCGTTTAATGTTTTAATTAAAGAAATGCAGTCATTATGTCTGGATGTGAAGGTAGGCGATCGTTCTCGAGGTGAGGATATTGGAGGAATACCTTCCAGCGCCGAAGCCGCCGCCAGAGAAGCTGCAGAAAAGCCAGAAGAAATTTTAGGAGCCTAA